In Bacteriovorax stolpii, a single genomic region encodes these proteins:
- a CDS encoding methylglyoxal synthase yields the protein MASPKKKTLALIAHDGKKADMIGFVKDNIEFLKTFNLVATSTTGKMVMQTGLKVKRYLSGPLGGDAQITALVATGKCHAVIFMRDPLGMHPHEPDISSLLRICEVHDVPLATNLSSAQLIVKGLHKNLLKE from the coding sequence ATGGCATCCCCTAAGAAAAAAACTCTCGCCCTTATTGCTCACGATGGAAAAAAAGCTGACATGATCGGCTTTGTAAAAGATAACATTGAATTCCTAAAAACATTTAATCTCGTCGCTACTTCTACAACTGGAAAGATGGTGATGCAGACTGGTCTTAAAGTAAAACGTTACTTATCTGGACCATTAGGTGGTGATGCTCAAATCACTGCTTTAGTGGCAACTGGAAAATGCCATGCTGTGATTTTTATGCGCGATCCACTAGGAATGCACCCACATGAACCGGATATCTCTTCACTTCTAAGAATTTGTGAAGTTCACGATGTTCCGCTAGCAACGAACCTTTCTTCAGCTCAATTAATTGTAAAAGGCCTACATAAAAATCTTTTAAAAGAATAA
- a CDS encoding cupredoxin domain-containing protein, which translates to MKTLILALSLLSTSAFAKEYKMLVTEKGYEPSSLKVKAGEPVTLKITRKTNATCAREITVPSQKLKVDLPLDKEVTVKVAALQKGEIKFGCAMDMMIGGVMIAE; encoded by the coding sequence ATGAAAACTTTGATTTTAGCTCTTTCACTTTTAAGCACGAGTGCCTTTGCCAAGGAATACAAGATGCTGGTGACTGAAAAAGGGTATGAGCCAAGCTCTCTAAAAGTAAAAGCGGGTGAGCCGGTGACATTAAAGATCACTAGAAAGACCAATGCCACTTGTGCCAGAGAAATCACAGTTCCTTCTCAGAAGTTAAAAGTGGATCTTCCATTAGATAAAGAAGTGACAGTTAAAGTAGCAGCACTTCAAAAAGGCGAGATTAAATTTGGTTGTGCAATGGATATGATGATTGGCGGAGTCATGATCGCAGAATAA